ATTATTTTTTTGACTCTTTCCGCCCACTCGATGATTATAATATTTCCGCCAGCTGGCGGATTATCAGCAATGATTTCTTTCCAGCCCAAGTCGAGCAAATCCTTGCCTTTTATCCTGTAGGCGTCAATGTGGTAGATATTTTTATATTTTTTCATCACTACGAAAGTCGGGCTGGTGTACGGCCCTTTCTTTTTTAATCCTTTGAGTAATCCTTGGGTAAAGGTAGTTTTTCCGGATCCCAGATCCCCAGAAAGACAAATAATTTTGCCCCCTTTTAATTCGCTAGCTAGCATCTCGCCGAGTTTTTTGGTTTGTTTGCTATTATTGGTAATAAATTTTTTCATCATTAAAGTATGATTATGT
This window of the Parcubacteria group bacterium genome carries:
- the tsaE gene encoding tRNA (adenosine(37)-N6)-threonylcarbamoyltransferase complex ATPase subunit type 1 TsaE codes for the protein MTLLKNYDAASKNIDILRKHNHTLMMKKFITNNSKQTKKLGEMLASELKGGKIICLSGDLGSGKTTFTQGLLKGLKKKGPYTSPTFVVMKKYKNIYHIDAYRIKGKDLLDLGWKEIIADNPPAGGNIIIIEWAERVKKIIPKNALWIRFRWIGENERELKFS